A single Triticum dicoccoides isolate Atlit2015 ecotype Zavitan chromosome 2A, WEW_v2.0, whole genome shotgun sequence DNA region contains:
- the LOC119355639 gene encoding gamma-tubulin complex component 2-like isoform X1: MDPAPATPRWNLERPYLTGRFHQVSPSSSQQYPTRPTSIAAPASHPPLVPWQEAKVYAASQAPGSKPFSLDSFSRGAGGGAGSVLGSYAVSVQELLVIDDLLSALVGIEGRYISIKRVRGKEGYVVFQIDSSMDLALQELTRRIFPLCEDFVLASQFVESRSHFKNGLVNHALAAALRAFLLDYQAMVAQLEHQFRLGRLSVQGLWFFCQRMMSSLNALAVLIEKAMSNNTSGSATLNLLHSQAKAMAGDSAVRSLLEKMTDCASAAYLRMLERWVYEGVIDDPYGEFFIAENKSLQKESLTQDYDAKYWQQRYSLKDGIPSFLNNVAATILTTGKYLNVMRECGHNVQVSLSENSKLTSFGSNHQYLECIKSAYDFASGELLTLMKDKYDLIGKLRSLKRYLLLDQGDFLVHFMDIAREELTKKPEDISVEKLQSLVDIALRSTAAASDPSHEDLTCCVERSSLLKKLTTLKDLDCAYSSDKLAAADVDQPMTLNITGLETFCLGYKIPWPLSLVISRKALTKYQLIFRLLFHCKHVSRQLCQAWQIQQGFRSVKILGTPILRSSILCRSMLKFVNSLLHYLTFEVLEPNWHSMHGRLQTARSIDEVIQIHDFFLQKCLKECLLLLPELLMKVEKLKALCLQYATSIQLLIPSIEVAAPESKSKSGSSRARAKRSQDRDEQLKLASENVVMSQSILKFESEFNAELQSLAPTLSKSSQAEPYLTHLAQCILGVGIDQ; the protein is encoded by the exons ATGGATCCCGCGCCGGCGACCCCTCGCTGGAACCTGGAGCGCCCCTACCTCACCGGACGCTTCCACCAGGTAAGCCCTTCCTCTTCCCAGCAATATCCAACCCGCCCCACCAGTATTGCTGCGCCGGCCTCACATCCTCCGCTCGTGCCCTGGCAGGAGGCGAAGGTGTACGCGGCGTCGCAGGCGCCCGGATCCAAGCCTTTCTCTCTCGACTCCTTCAG CCGCGGTGCTGGCGGCGGCGCTGGGAGTGTCCTCGGATCGTACGCTGTTTCTGTGCAG GAGCTTTTAGTTATTGATGATTTGCTATCAGCTCTGGTGGGTATTGAGGGAAGATACATTTCGATTAAGAGAGTACGCGGAAAGGAGGGATATGTTGTCTTCCAGATTGATTCTTCAATGGACCTTGCACTCCAG GAGTTGACTCGCCGAATTTTCCCCTTATGTGAAGATTTTGTGCTAGCAAGCCAGTTTGTGGAGTCCAGGTCTCATTTCAAAAATGGTTTGGTCAACCATGCTCTAGCGGCTGCTCTAAGGGCATTCCTCCTG gattatcaggcaatggttgcTCAACTGGAGCATCAATTCCGTCTTGGAAGGCTCTCTGTTCAAGGATTATGGTTCTTTTGTCAG CGGATGATGAGTTCATTGAATGCACTGGCTGTTCTAATAGAGAAGGCAATGTCCAATAataccagtggttcggcgacacttaATCTACTTCATAGTCAG GCAAAGGCGATGGCTGGCGATAGTGCTGTTCGGTCATTACTGGAGAAGATGACCGATTGTGCAAGTGCAGCATACCTCAGGATGTTGGAAAG ATGGGTGTATGAGGGTGTCATAGATGACCCTTATGGTGAATTCTTCATTGCTGAAAACAAATCTCTGCAGAAG gAGAGTCTGACTCAAGATTATGATGCCAAATATTGGCAGCAACGGTACAGCCTAAAAGATGGCATCCCTAGTTTTCTCAATAATGTTGCTGCCACCATTCTGACAACAGGAAAGTATCTTAATGTTATGAGAGAATGTGGGCACAATGTTCAG GTTTCCCTGTCAGAAAACTCTAAGCTGACGAGCTTTGGTTCAAATCACCAATATCTTGAGTGCATCAAATCTGCTTATGATTTTGCAAGTGGTGAGCTCTTGACTCTAATGAAGGATAAG TATGATCTCATTGGGAAACTGCGATCATTGAAGCGCTATCTACTTCTTGACCAA GGTGATTTTTTGGTTCATTTTATGGATATTGCCCGAGAGGAGCTTACAAAGAAACCAGAAGATATATCCGTTGAAAAACTTCAG TCTCTTGTTGACATCGCGTTGCGAAGTACAGCAGCTGCTTCCGATCCAAGTCATGAAGATTTGACTTGTTGCGTT GAAAGAAGTTCCCTGCTTAAAAAGCTGACAACCCTGAAAGACTTGGACTGTGCTTACTCTTCAGACAAGCTTGCTGCAGCTGATGTTGATCAGCCCATGACATTAAACATAACTGGCTTGGAAACGTTCTGCCTTGGCTACAAG ATTCCATGGCCACTATCTCTTGTAATTTCAAGGAAGGCTTTAACAAAGTATCAATTGATCTTTCGTCTATTGTTTCACTGCAAACATGTTAGTCGCCAATTGTGTCAAGCGTGGCAGATCCAACAA GGGTTCCGGTCTGTCAAGATTCTAGGAACACCAATTCTACGGTCATCGATTCTTTGTCGCAGCATGCTCAAGTTTGTAAACAGCCTTCTACATTATCTAACTTTTGAG GTTCTTGAACCAAACTGGCATTCAATGCATGGCCGCCTTCAAACTGCAAGGAGCATCGATGAG GTCATCCAGATACACGATTTCTTCCTCCAGAAGTGTCTAAAGGAATGCTTGCTGTTGTTGCCTGAGCTCCTCATG AAAGTTGAGAAGCTGAAAGCATTATGTCTCCAATACGCGACTTCCATCCAGCTCTTGATACCGTCCATCGAGGTCGCTGCTCCTGAGAGCAAATCGAAATCTGGGTCGTCGAGAGCAAGAGCCAAGAGATCACAGGACAGAGACGAGCAACTGAAACTAGCATCCGAGAACGTCGTGATGTCGCAGTCAATCCT GAAATTCGAGTCGGAGTTCAACGCGGAGCTCCAGAGCCTCGCTCCTACGCTGAGCAAGAGCTCACAGGCCGAACCGTACCTGACCCATCTCGCGCAGTGCATTCTCGGCGTCGGAATCGACCAGTGA
- the LOC119355639 gene encoding gamma-tubulin complex component 2-like isoform X2, with translation MDPAPATPRWNLERPYLTGRFHQEAKVYAASQAPGSKPFSLDSFSRGAGGGAGSVLGSYAVSVQELLVIDDLLSALVGIEGRYISIKRVRGKEGYVVFQIDSSMDLALQELTRRIFPLCEDFVLASQFVESRSHFKNGLVNHALAAALRAFLLDYQAMVAQLEHQFRLGRLSVQGLWFFCQRMMSSLNALAVLIEKAMSNNTSGSATLNLLHSQAKAMAGDSAVRSLLEKMTDCASAAYLRMLERWVYEGVIDDPYGEFFIAENKSLQKESLTQDYDAKYWQQRYSLKDGIPSFLNNVAATILTTGKYLNVMRECGHNVQVSLSENSKLTSFGSNHQYLECIKSAYDFASGELLTLMKDKYDLIGKLRSLKRYLLLDQGDFLVHFMDIAREELTKKPEDISVEKLQSLVDIALRSTAAASDPSHEDLTCCVERSSLLKKLTTLKDLDCAYSSDKLAAADVDQPMTLNITGLETFCLGYKIPWPLSLVISRKALTKYQLIFRLLFHCKHVSRQLCQAWQIQQGFRSVKILGTPILRSSILCRSMLKFVNSLLHYLTFEVLEPNWHSMHGRLQTARSIDEVIQIHDFFLQKCLKECLLLLPELLMKVEKLKALCLQYATSIQLLIPSIEVAAPESKSKSGSSRARAKRSQDRDEQLKLASENVVMSQSILKFESEFNAELQSLAPTLSKSSQAEPYLTHLAQCILGVGIDQ, from the exons ATGGATCCCGCGCCGGCGACCCCTCGCTGGAACCTGGAGCGCCCCTACCTCACCGGACGCTTCCACCAG GAGGCGAAGGTGTACGCGGCGTCGCAGGCGCCCGGATCCAAGCCTTTCTCTCTCGACTCCTTCAG CCGCGGTGCTGGCGGCGGCGCTGGGAGTGTCCTCGGATCGTACGCTGTTTCTGTGCAG GAGCTTTTAGTTATTGATGATTTGCTATCAGCTCTGGTGGGTATTGAGGGAAGATACATTTCGATTAAGAGAGTACGCGGAAAGGAGGGATATGTTGTCTTCCAGATTGATTCTTCAATGGACCTTGCACTCCAG GAGTTGACTCGCCGAATTTTCCCCTTATGTGAAGATTTTGTGCTAGCAAGCCAGTTTGTGGAGTCCAGGTCTCATTTCAAAAATGGTTTGGTCAACCATGCTCTAGCGGCTGCTCTAAGGGCATTCCTCCTG gattatcaggcaatggttgcTCAACTGGAGCATCAATTCCGTCTTGGAAGGCTCTCTGTTCAAGGATTATGGTTCTTTTGTCAG CGGATGATGAGTTCATTGAATGCACTGGCTGTTCTAATAGAGAAGGCAATGTCCAATAataccagtggttcggcgacacttaATCTACTTCATAGTCAG GCAAAGGCGATGGCTGGCGATAGTGCTGTTCGGTCATTACTGGAGAAGATGACCGATTGTGCAAGTGCAGCATACCTCAGGATGTTGGAAAG ATGGGTGTATGAGGGTGTCATAGATGACCCTTATGGTGAATTCTTCATTGCTGAAAACAAATCTCTGCAGAAG gAGAGTCTGACTCAAGATTATGATGCCAAATATTGGCAGCAACGGTACAGCCTAAAAGATGGCATCCCTAGTTTTCTCAATAATGTTGCTGCCACCATTCTGACAACAGGAAAGTATCTTAATGTTATGAGAGAATGTGGGCACAATGTTCAG GTTTCCCTGTCAGAAAACTCTAAGCTGACGAGCTTTGGTTCAAATCACCAATATCTTGAGTGCATCAAATCTGCTTATGATTTTGCAAGTGGTGAGCTCTTGACTCTAATGAAGGATAAG TATGATCTCATTGGGAAACTGCGATCATTGAAGCGCTATCTACTTCTTGACCAA GGTGATTTTTTGGTTCATTTTATGGATATTGCCCGAGAGGAGCTTACAAAGAAACCAGAAGATATATCCGTTGAAAAACTTCAG TCTCTTGTTGACATCGCGTTGCGAAGTACAGCAGCTGCTTCCGATCCAAGTCATGAAGATTTGACTTGTTGCGTT GAAAGAAGTTCCCTGCTTAAAAAGCTGACAACCCTGAAAGACTTGGACTGTGCTTACTCTTCAGACAAGCTTGCTGCAGCTGATGTTGATCAGCCCATGACATTAAACATAACTGGCTTGGAAACGTTCTGCCTTGGCTACAAG ATTCCATGGCCACTATCTCTTGTAATTTCAAGGAAGGCTTTAACAAAGTATCAATTGATCTTTCGTCTATTGTTTCACTGCAAACATGTTAGTCGCCAATTGTGTCAAGCGTGGCAGATCCAACAA GGGTTCCGGTCTGTCAAGATTCTAGGAACACCAATTCTACGGTCATCGATTCTTTGTCGCAGCATGCTCAAGTTTGTAAACAGCCTTCTACATTATCTAACTTTTGAG GTTCTTGAACCAAACTGGCATTCAATGCATGGCCGCCTTCAAACTGCAAGGAGCATCGATGAG GTCATCCAGATACACGATTTCTTCCTCCAGAAGTGTCTAAAGGAATGCTTGCTGTTGTTGCCTGAGCTCCTCATG AAAGTTGAGAAGCTGAAAGCATTATGTCTCCAATACGCGACTTCCATCCAGCTCTTGATACCGTCCATCGAGGTCGCTGCTCCTGAGAGCAAATCGAAATCTGGGTCGTCGAGAGCAAGAGCCAAGAGATCACAGGACAGAGACGAGCAACTGAAACTAGCATCCGAGAACGTCGTGATGTCGCAGTCAATCCT GAAATTCGAGTCGGAGTTCAACGCGGAGCTCCAGAGCCTCGCTCCTACGCTGAGCAAGAGCTCACAGGCCGAACCGTACCTGACCCATCTCGCGCAGTGCATTCTCGGCGTCGGAATCGACCAGTGA
- the LOC119355640 gene encoding uncharacterized protein LOC119355640, with translation MAVGGRRAAAAACGRWCLVILAVASALGVSGPALYWRYKKGFSSAAAAAVSAPSCPPCTCDCPPPLSLQSIAPGLVNFSISACGTNDPERTKEMEKQFVDLLNEELKLQQVVAEEHIHHMNATLVEAKRQATLYQREAEKCNAATETCEEAREKSEGAISKERKLTALWERRARESGWQDSRAATAAR, from the exons ATGGCAGTCggagggcggcgcgcggcggcggcggcgtgcgggcgGTGGTGCCTGGTGATCCTCGCCGTGGCCTCCGCGCTCGGCGTCTCCGGGCCCGCGCTCTACTGGCGCTACAAGAAGGgcttctcctccgccgccgcggccgccgtctCCGCCCCCTCCTGCCCGCCCTgcacctgcgactgcccgccgccgCTCTCCCTCCAGTCCATCGCGCCCG GGCTCGTGAACTTCTCAATTTCAG CTTGCGGCACAAATGACCCTGAGCGTACCAAGGAGATGGAGAAGCAGTTTGTTGATCTCCTCAACGAGGAACTCAAGTTGCAGCAGGTTGTAGCTGAGGAGCACATCCATCACATGAATGCCACACTTGTCGAAGCAAAAAGACAGGCTACCCTGTACCAGCGAGAGGCGGAGAAGTGTAACGCGGCCACAGAGACTTGTGAGGAAGCCAGGGAGAAGTCTGAGGGGGCAATCTCAAAGGAGAGGAAACTGACAGCACTGTGGGAACGCCGAGCTCGCGAATCGGGTTGGCAGGATTCTCGAGCCGCGACCGCCGCACGATAG
- the LOC119359667 gene encoding heavy metal-associated isoprenylated plant protein 19-like, translating to MGEENAASANSVTVNVRVYMHCDACERSVRRTIKKIDGVETVEVDREENKVMVTGDFKAEKVLRKLKKKTGKKAEILPPDPEEENQEEEKQEPDDDAYAPYGYGRPAPDMDAVLGNEFQRPPRWDLHYFDDENTEASRIM from the exons ATGGGAGAGGAGAATGCTGCATCCGCGAAT AGCGTCACGGTGAACGTGAGGGTATACATGCACTGCGACGCCTGCGAAAGATCGGTGCGCCGCACCATCAAGAAAATCGATG GCGTGGAGACGGTGGAGGTGGACAGGGAGGAGAACAAGGTGATGGTGACGGGGGATTTCAAGGCCGAGAAGGTGCTGAGGAAGCTCAAGAAGAAGACCGGGAAGAAGGCGGAGATTCTGCCTCCGGACCCAGAAGAAGAAAACCAGGAGGAAGAGAAGCAGGAGCCCGACGACGATGCTTACGCTCCTTACGGTTACGGCCGTCCGGCGCCGGACATGGACGCCGTTCTAGGCAACGAGTTCCAGAGGCCGCCGCGATGGGACCTCCATTATTTCGACGACGAGAACACGGAAGCGTCTAGGATCATGTAG